Proteins found in one Terribacillus sp. DMT04 genomic segment:
- a CDS encoding solute:sodium symporter family transporter codes for MLYTFIVISFILVTVGIAYYSWRKTRGIDLATSDGYFLGGRSLTGVAIGSSMLLTNLSTEQLVGQNGQTFAGNFTAMGWEVTSPLALFVLAFLFLPRYLRAGITTIPDFLEQRFDMRTRQFVSILFIIGYMTSFLPTVLYSGALVLDSIFNITGGLNISTFWAVAIIASIIGLVSMGYIVFGGLRAITAADTLYGIALIISGIGIVLLGLWTLGDSSITGGVDKLINNHPEKLNAIDSSNDANVPWPTIFTGLLVNNLFYWAANQAIVQKSLGAKNLAEGQKGVLLTGFFKLFGVLYLLIPGTIAFHLYGDSLKTADDAYPTLIVDLLPTAITGVFAAILFGAILSSFNGALSSTMTLFTLDLYKPIFRKNATDSELVKAGRTFAIVVGVISIIIAPFIIMFPSGLYNYLQEMFGFINVPIVAAIFIGFFTKRVPAFAVKTAIVTHLILYGLSKLFFGEVHFLYVLAVLFPFSLLFMIVLGKMKPRNEPYVLGDAEVVDMTPWKYAKPFAIFITICMIGLYILFSPWGIAA; via the coding sequence ATGCTTTATACTTTTATTGTCATTTCATTTATACTCGTGACGGTCGGGATTGCCTATTATTCCTGGCGAAAGACGCGAGGAATTGATCTTGCTACATCAGACGGTTATTTCTTAGGCGGCCGCAGTCTCACTGGTGTTGCCATCGGGAGCTCCATGCTTCTGACAAATTTATCTACGGAACAGCTTGTCGGACAGAATGGCCAGACATTTGCCGGCAACTTTACAGCTATGGGTTGGGAAGTGACGTCACCACTCGCTTTGTTCGTCCTCGCATTCCTGTTCCTGCCCCGCTACTTACGAGCAGGAATTACCACCATACCTGACTTTCTCGAACAGCGCTTCGACATGCGTACACGCCAATTTGTTTCTATTTTATTCATTATCGGTTATATGACTTCCTTCCTGCCGACGGTTCTTTACTCCGGGGCACTTGTGCTTGATTCCATTTTCAATATTACTGGCGGATTAAATATCAGCACTTTTTGGGCAGTAGCTATTATTGCAAGTATCATTGGATTAGTAAGTATGGGTTATATTGTTTTCGGAGGTCTGCGTGCCATTACAGCAGCAGATACATTGTACGGTATCGCACTCATTATTAGTGGTATCGGCATTGTGCTGCTCGGTTTGTGGACATTGGGAGACAGCAGTATTACTGGCGGTGTTGATAAACTCATCAATAATCATCCTGAGAAATTAAATGCCATTGACAGCAGCAATGATGCGAATGTACCTTGGCCGACCATCTTCACCGGTTTGCTCGTAAATAACTTGTTCTACTGGGCTGCTAACCAAGCAATTGTTCAAAAATCACTTGGCGCGAAGAATTTGGCTGAGGGGCAGAAAGGTGTTCTGCTGACAGGATTCTTCAAGCTGTTTGGTGTGTTGTATCTATTAATACCAGGAACAATCGCATTCCACTTATACGGAGACAGCTTAAAAACAGCAGATGATGCTTATCCGACATTAATTGTTGATTTGCTTCCAACAGCCATTACCGGTGTATTTGCTGCCATCTTGTTCGGAGCCATTCTTAGCTCGTTCAACGGAGCACTAAGCAGTACGATGACATTATTTACCTTAGATTTGTATAAACCTATTTTCCGAAAAAATGCAACTGACTCCGAGCTTGTAAAAGCAGGACGAACATTTGCAATTGTCGTTGGTGTTATCTCTATCATTATTGCGCCATTCATCATAATGTTCCCAAGCGGACTGTATAATTATCTGCAAGAAATGTTCGGGTTCATTAATGTTCCGATTGTAGCTGCGATCTTTATCGGGTTCTTTACGAAACGTGTTCCGGCGTTTGCCGTGAAGACAGCAATCGTGACACACTTGATCCTATATGGATTGTCTAAGCTCTTCTTCGGCGAGGTACACTTCCTTTATGTACTAGCCGTCCTATTCCCGTTCAGTCTGTTGTTCATGATTGTATTAGGGAAAATGAAACCGCGGAATGAGCCGTATGTCCTTGGAGATGCGGAAGTTGTTGACATGACGCCTTGGAAGTACGCAAAACCATTCGCCATTTTCATTACGATTTGTATGATTGGTTTGTATATACTCTTCTCTCCATGGGGAATTGCAGCATAA
- a CDS encoding methyl-accepting chemotaxis protein: MSKKLVVSVWGAGYLYAAFLFLQNERVFSLGLWVNLIIGLHLASGSAAILLLYRRNASEETPAVIANDPIQEELAAALEPAIETANNTEIFLIEQTKKSLHQIVTALEGVTIGSENQSHSSAELAAAMQKFAENMMMVALKGEDAKKVAAEMHALTKEGASHMDDSVLHMNTVADKITFSFGKVKGLNGKTDQISTLLKTIKEIAEQTNLLALNAAIEAARAGDQGRGFAVVADEVRKLSDQVRIAVSDITSVFQAIQTESKAAVEALGEGNAAAAAGSEKVVTTQRTFAELQKEILITSEQVEGIAAAMYDVLDNTRGITDSINNIVTVAEQNAASMQEVTAITQDIQQKFYQ; this comes from the coding sequence ATGAGTAAGAAACTTGTAGTGAGTGTGTGGGGCGCAGGATATCTATATGCAGCTTTTTTGTTTTTACAAAATGAAAGGGTTTTCTCGCTTGGTTTATGGGTGAATCTAATTATTGGTCTTCACCTGGCAAGCGGAAGTGCAGCAATTTTACTTTTATATAGAAGGAACGCATCGGAAGAAACACCTGCTGTTATTGCCAATGATCCTATACAGGAAGAGCTGGCAGCGGCCCTCGAGCCAGCTATTGAAACGGCAAATAATACGGAAATATTTCTAATAGAGCAGACAAAAAAATCTTTACATCAAATTGTAACCGCTTTAGAAGGCGTGACAATTGGATCAGAGAACCAATCACATTCATCTGCTGAGCTGGCAGCTGCGATGCAGAAATTTGCTGAGAACATGATGATGGTCGCATTAAAAGGGGAAGATGCGAAAAAAGTTGCGGCTGAAATGCATGCGTTAACAAAAGAAGGAGCTTCCCATATGGACGACTCTGTGCTTCATATGAATACGGTAGCTGACAAGATCACGTTTTCTTTTGGCAAGGTAAAAGGATTGAATGGCAAAACAGATCAAATCAGCACATTGCTCAAAACAATAAAGGAGATTGCAGAACAGACGAATTTATTAGCTTTGAATGCTGCCATCGAAGCAGCGCGCGCAGGGGATCAAGGGCGTGGATTCGCAGTAGTGGCGGATGAAGTGCGTAAGTTATCTGATCAAGTACGCATTGCTGTGAGCGATATTACGAGTGTATTTCAAGCTATTCAGACAGAATCGAAAGCTGCAGTTGAGGCGCTTGGTGAAGGTAATGCCGCCGCAGCGGCTGGATCTGAAAAGGTAGTAACTACACAACGCACGTTTGCGGAGCTGCAAAAAGAAATTCTGATCACAAGTGAGCAGGTGGAGGGGATAGCCGCAGCTATGTATGACGTGCTTGATAACACTCGAGGTATAACAGACAGCATCAACAATATTGTAACAGTCGCTGAGCAGAATGCCGCCAGTATGCAAGAAGTCACCGCAATCACACAAGATATACAGCAGAAATTTTATCAGTAA
- a CDS encoding nitric oxide synthase oxygenase, producing MQTIVEEAAAFIQACYHELGKSSQAIERRLSEIKQEIQATSAYTHTIEEIEHGARMAWRNSNRCIGRLFWNSLHVQDARHLTDTNQIIEQLFQHIEQATNNGKVRPMITIFSPHANIRIWNHQLLRYAGYETENGVVGDPASIQFTSICKELGWEGKGTAFDILPIVVQTGNQKPVLKEIPASIIKEVNIEHENYPAFKELEMRWYAVPIVSDMKLEIGGITYSAAPFNGWYMGTEIGARNLADEDRYNMLPQVAELLHLDQTRASSLWKDRALVELNSAVLQSFQDAGVTIVDHHTAAKQFAHFEKQEQKAGRDVTGMWSWLIPPMSPAATHIFHKPYSNKVVKPNYFYQENAY from the coding sequence ATGCAAACAATAGTAGAAGAAGCAGCAGCTTTCATCCAAGCGTGCTACCATGAACTCGGTAAATCTAGTCAGGCAATAGAAAGGCGTTTGTCAGAAATCAAACAGGAGATACAAGCAACTTCTGCCTATACCCATACTATAGAAGAAATAGAACATGGAGCGAGAATGGCTTGGCGAAATTCAAACCGTTGTATCGGTCGTCTTTTCTGGAATAGCCTTCATGTTCAAGATGCGCGACACCTAACAGATACAAACCAAATTATAGAACAGCTGTTCCAGCACATTGAACAAGCAACAAACAACGGAAAAGTACGACCAATGATTACGATATTCTCTCCCCATGCAAACATTCGTATATGGAATCATCAATTACTCCGCTATGCCGGGTATGAAACAGAAAATGGAGTTGTCGGAGATCCAGCTTCCATTCAATTTACTTCCATATGTAAAGAGCTTGGCTGGGAAGGGAAAGGAACTGCCTTTGACATACTGCCAATCGTTGTGCAAACAGGTAATCAAAAGCCTGTGTTAAAGGAAATACCAGCTTCCATTATAAAAGAAGTAAACATTGAACATGAAAACTATCCTGCTTTTAAAGAACTGGAAATGCGCTGGTATGCAGTTCCGATTGTGTCCGATATGAAATTGGAAATTGGAGGCATCACATATAGCGCGGCGCCTTTTAACGGCTGGTATATGGGCACAGAGATTGGAGCTCGAAACTTAGCAGATGAAGATAGGTATAACATGCTTCCACAAGTAGCAGAACTTCTCCATCTTGACCAAACACGTGCTTCTTCTCTATGGAAAGACCGCGCTTTAGTAGAATTAAATAGTGCTGTTTTGCAATCCTTTCAAGATGCCGGTGTTACGATTGTCGATCATCATACCGCCGCAAAGCAATTTGCACACTTTGAAAAACAAGAACAAAAAGCCGGTCGTGATGTAACAGGAATGTGGAGTTGGCTTATCCCGCCAATGTCGCCAGCCGCCACTCACATTTTCCACAAGCCATATTCCAATAAAGTCGTTAAACCAAATTATTTCTATCAAGAAAATGCCTATTGA
- a CDS encoding siderophore ABC transporter substrate-binding protein — MKKLTLLMTGLLFVLLLAACGSNSDTASGADKKEEKLTIEHELGTTEVAKNPDKIVTFDMGALDTLDKLGVDVTGVAQQNLPDYLSKYSGSDYENAGGLKEPDLEKIAEISPDVIFISGRQSDFYEQLSELAPTIYIGIDTTDYMNSFKKNTETIAQIVGKEEEAKTALTEVDDAIADLKAKAENMDGKALITLVNDGSVSAYGKESRFGVIHDVYGVPTVDETIESSTHGQSVGFEYISEKNPDYLFVVDRGAVVGKGASSAEKVLDNELVNDTTAAKENQITYLDPGYWYLSGGGLESEMEKVKEISDALK; from the coding sequence ATGAAGAAACTAACATTGCTAATGACTGGTTTATTGTTTGTCTTGCTGCTTGCAGCATGCGGAAGCAACTCGGATACTGCAAGCGGTGCAGATAAAAAAGAAGAGAAGCTGACAATTGAGCATGAACTCGGTACAACAGAAGTTGCCAAAAATCCAGACAAGATTGTAACGTTCGATATGGGCGCATTGGATACATTAGATAAACTAGGCGTCGATGTAACGGGTGTTGCACAGCAAAATCTGCCGGACTATCTATCTAAATACAGCGGCAGCGACTATGAAAATGCCGGTGGGTTAAAAGAACCAGACCTGGAAAAAATAGCAGAAATTAGCCCGGATGTTATCTTCATCTCCGGTCGTCAAAGTGATTTCTACGAGCAGCTTAGTGAGCTGGCACCGACAATATATATCGGAATTGATACAACAGATTACATGAACTCCTTTAAGAAGAATACAGAAACAATTGCACAAATTGTAGGGAAAGAAGAAGAAGCCAAAACTGCATTAACTGAAGTAGATGATGCAATTGCGGACTTAAAGGCGAAAGCGGAAAACATGGATGGAAAAGCGTTAATTACGCTTGTTAATGACGGTAGTGTCAGTGCATACGGCAAGGAATCTCGTTTCGGTGTAATCCACGATGTTTACGGTGTGCCTACTGTGGACGAAACAATTGAATCTTCTACACATGGTCAGTCTGTAGGTTTTGAGTATATTTCTGAGAAGAATCCAGATTATCTATTTGTTGTAGACCGCGGAGCAGTTGTAGGTAAAGGTGCATCATCTGCTGAAAAAGTATTGGATAATGAATTAGTTAATGATACAACAGCAGCGAAAGAAAACCAAATTACGTACTTAGATCCAGGTTACTGGTATCTATCAGGCGGCGGTTTGGAATCTGAGATGGAAAAAGTAAAAGAAATCTCCGACGCTTTGAAATAA
- a CDS encoding ABC transporter ATP-binding protein → MIVAEKLSKYFGSKKVIQDVSVEVQRGAITSFIGPNGAGKSTLLSMVSRLLKQDDGIVYLDGKNVHKQKSKDLAKTIAILRQSNVVQMKLTVRELVSFGRFPYSSGKLTEEDEQKISEAIAYVNLEELEDKYLNELSGGQRQRAFIAMVLAQDTDYILLDEPLNNLDMKHAVQMMKLLRKLVEDFGKTILLVIHDINFASVYSDRIVAMKDGSIIAEGPTDDIIQSDVLKSIYDLDIDVHNISCNRICVYF, encoded by the coding sequence ATGATCGTAGCAGAAAAACTTTCCAAGTATTTTGGTTCCAAAAAAGTAATACAAGATGTATCTGTAGAGGTGCAGCGTGGAGCAATCACTTCTTTTATCGGACCGAATGGAGCAGGAAAAAGTACGTTGCTTTCTATGGTCAGTCGTCTGTTGAAGCAAGATGATGGTATTGTCTACTTGGATGGAAAGAACGTACATAAACAAAAGAGCAAGGACCTGGCAAAGACGATTGCGATTCTGCGACAGTCTAATGTCGTGCAAATGAAACTGACAGTGCGAGAATTAGTCAGCTTCGGCCGATTTCCTTACTCAAGCGGGAAGCTGACAGAGGAAGATGAACAGAAGATTAGCGAAGCAATTGCTTATGTGAATCTTGAAGAGTTGGAAGACAAGTATTTGAATGAACTGAGTGGCGGTCAGAGACAGCGTGCATTCATCGCAATGGTTCTGGCACAGGATACAGATTATATTTTGCTGGATGAACCACTTAATAATTTGGATATGAAGCATGCAGTCCAAATGATGAAACTGCTAAGGAAATTAGTCGAAGATTTCGGTAAGACAATACTGCTTGTCATTCACGACATTAATTTCGCTTCTGTTTACTCAGATCGAATCGTGGCGATGAAAGATGGCAGCATTATAGCGGAGGGACCAACCGACGATATTATTCAGTCAGATGTATTGAAGTCAATCTATGATTTGGATATAGACGTGCACAATATAAGCTGTAATCGAATCTGTGTGTATTTCTAA
- a CDS encoding iron chelate uptake ABC transporter family permease subunit — MLKRKIIILTLVALSLAGLYLFIHMNFQAMEYLLRTRLEKILAMVLCAVSIGVSTVVFQTLTHNRILTPSIMGLDSVYMFIQTIVVFLFGSGTFVIMQSDAYFFLTILLMVGFAFGLYQLLFRRGHNNLFLLLLVGLVLGTFFSSLSSFMQMIIDPNEFLLIQDKMFASFTNVNTDLLLLSTVIIAVLCVYIFRYRHYFDVMSIGRDHAVNLGVPYEKIVKRMFLVIAVLVAVSTALVGPITFLGLLTANLAREFLQTFRHTYLLAAASLLSIIALLGGQLIVERVFSFSTPISVIINFVGGVYFIYLLIKESKKI; from the coding sequence ATGCTTAAGCGAAAGATTATTATTTTAACCCTTGTCGCTTTGTCATTGGCTGGCCTGTACTTATTCATCCATATGAATTTCCAAGCAATGGAGTATCTGCTGCGAACACGACTCGAGAAGATTTTGGCTATGGTTTTATGCGCAGTGTCTATCGGCGTATCAACAGTTGTTTTCCAGACGTTAACGCATAATCGGATTTTAACACCGAGTATTATGGGTCTTGATAGTGTTTATATGTTTATCCAGACAATTGTTGTATTCCTGTTTGGTTCAGGAACATTTGTCATTATGCAGAGTGATGCGTATTTCTTCCTTACTATATTGCTTATGGTCGGGTTTGCTTTTGGGCTTTACCAGCTATTGTTCCGCAGAGGGCATAATAACTTATTCTTGCTCTTGCTGGTCGGACTTGTGCTAGGTACATTTTTCAGTAGTTTGTCCTCATTCATGCAGATGATTATCGACCCAAATGAGTTTCTATTAATACAAGATAAGATGTTTGCTAGCTTCACGAATGTGAATACTGATTTACTGCTTCTATCAACTGTTATCATAGCAGTGTTATGTGTATACATATTCCGTTATCGTCATTATTTTGATGTCATGTCAATCGGCAGAGATCATGCAGTGAACTTAGGCGTACCGTATGAAAAAATTGTTAAACGAATGTTTCTTGTTATTGCAGTGCTGGTAGCTGTTTCGACAGCTTTAGTGGGACCCATTACGTTTCTGGGTCTGCTGACGGCCAACTTAGCGAGAGAGTTTCTGCAGACATTCCGGCACACGTATCTGCTGGCAGCTGCAAGTTTACTCAGTATTATTGCTTTACTCGGCGGACAGCTGATTGTGGAAAGGGTCTTTTCCTTCTCGACACCGATTAGCGTTATTATCAATTTTGTCGGCGGCGTCTACTTCATTTATCTACTAATAAAGGAGAGTAAAAAGATATGA
- a CDS encoding ABC transporter permease has protein sequence MKLMYLVIVTVLLAGCSLFVGVENVTFSALWNMEPEAWNIVIISRLPRMLSIIMAGVSLGICGLIMQQLTQNKFVSPTTAGTMDWARLGILVSLLFFTDASPILKMCIAAAFALFGTLLFMGILQRLKQKDTIFIPLVGIMLGNVVSSIATFFALKFDLVQNMSSWLQGDFSLIMEGRYELLYISVPLLVLAFLFANMFTVAGMGEDFATNLGLPYKYVVNIGLIIVAIITSVVILTVGTIPFLGLIVPNIVSMYRGDHLKKSIWHTGVLGALFLLVCDIAGRIIIYPYEISVGLMVGVIGTGIFLYMLLRRNAYA, from the coding sequence ATGAAGTTAATGTATTTAGTAATTGTTACTGTTCTATTAGCTGGTTGTTCCCTTTTTGTAGGTGTAGAAAACGTCACATTTTCTGCACTTTGGAACATGGAACCAGAAGCCTGGAACATCGTTATAATCAGCCGGCTTCCCCGAATGCTAAGTATTATCATGGCGGGGGTAAGCTTGGGGATTTGTGGTTTGATTATGCAGCAGCTGACACAAAACAAATTTGTATCTCCTACAACAGCTGGAACGATGGATTGGGCAAGATTAGGCATTCTTGTATCCTTGCTTTTCTTTACAGATGCAAGTCCAATTTTGAAGATGTGCATCGCTGCTGCTTTTGCACTGTTCGGCACATTGCTGTTTATGGGAATTCTGCAAAGGCTGAAGCAAAAGGATACCATTTTTATTCCCTTGGTCGGTATTATGCTCGGGAACGTAGTCAGTTCTATTGCCACGTTTTTTGCTCTTAAGTTTGACTTGGTACAGAACATGTCATCTTGGCTGCAAGGAGACTTTTCCTTGATTATGGAAGGGCGCTATGAATTGCTATACATAAGTGTTCCGCTTCTCGTTCTTGCATTCTTATTCGCTAACATGTTCACTGTCGCGGGTATGGGTGAAGACTTTGCTACCAATTTAGGGCTGCCTTACAAGTATGTGGTAAATATAGGATTGATTATTGTGGCAATTATTACATCAGTAGTCATCCTGACTGTGGGTACCATTCCGTTTCTCGGATTGATTGTACCGAATATCGTCAGCATGTACCGCGGTGATCATTTGAAAAAGAGCATTTGGCATACTGGGGTTCTCGGGGCGTTATTCTTACTCGTATGTGATATTGCAGGGCGGATCATTATCTACCCATACGAAATTTCAGTTGGATTAATGGTAGGGGTCATCGGAACGGGTATCTTCCTTTATATGCTATTAAGGAGGAACGCCTATGCTTAA
- a CDS encoding YqcI/YcgG family protein, with translation MLPLFEKNDIHADNKELPDWALKAYQPFAETVSKKDFPCYFGIAAQKKGDLRYGFIPHNDWKGALNVINAFTQLMHTQEKKVRRGLFLFFEPEKEEEDLAYYQDYFWRFLQELHEVDDVPWPLERPRDPDHFLFDYHIGGEAYFLFGNTPAYKQRITRDLGPSLVIGLQPRSIFDGLEGDKPAGVKSRGSVRERVEHWDQLPKHPDIGHFGDRDHREWKQYFIGDNAEPDLGKCPFHHKELRDT, from the coding sequence ATGTTACCCCTGTTTGAGAAAAACGATATTCATGCTGACAACAAAGAGCTTCCTGACTGGGCACTAAAGGCCTATCAGCCATTCGCTGAAACAGTTAGTAAAAAAGATTTTCCTTGCTATTTTGGTATTGCCGCTCAAAAAAAAGGTGATTTGCGCTATGGATTTATTCCTCATAATGACTGGAAAGGCGCACTGAACGTGATCAATGCATTTACGCAGTTAATGCACACACAGGAAAAAAAGGTGCGGCGGGGATTATTTTTATTTTTTGAACCTGAAAAGGAAGAAGAAGACTTAGCTTACTACCAGGATTATTTCTGGCGGTTTCTGCAGGAGCTGCATGAAGTCGATGATGTTCCTTGGCCGCTTGAGCGTCCGCGTGATCCTGATCACTTTTTGTTTGACTATCACATCGGCGGAGAAGCTTACTTTCTGTTCGGTAATACGCCGGCATACAAACAGCGCATCACACGTGACTTGGGCCCTTCTCTTGTTATTGGTTTGCAGCCGCGCAGTATCTTTGACGGACTTGAAGGAGATAAGCCAGCAGGTGTAAAATCCAGAGGCTCGGTACGGGAGCGTGTTGAACACTGGGATCAGCTACCAAAGCATCCTGATATCGGACATTTCGGCGATCGTGATCATCGGGAATGGAAGCAGTACTTCATTGGAGACAATGCCGAACCTGATCTCGGTAAATGTCCATTTCATCATAAGGAACTAAGAGATACATAA
- the tlp gene encoding small acid-soluble spore protein Tlp, with amino-acid sequence MPKPDNRADNAERIEDTIQHTLQNVHQTEDFVKANSEHLTDEEVSFLKEKNDRRAAAVDSLRSELKEEANYQQRREH; translated from the coding sequence ATGCCAAAACCAGACAACCGTGCCGACAATGCCGAACGTATTGAAGATACTATCCAGCATACACTGCAGAATGTGCATCAAACGGAGGATTTTGTCAAAGCAAATAGCGAGCATTTGACAGATGAAGAAGTTTCCTTCTTAAAGGAAAAAAATGACCGCCGTGCTGCAGCTGTAGATAGCTTGCGAAGTGAGCTGAAAGAAGAAGCAAATTATCAACAGCGAAGAGAACATTAA
- a CDS encoding spore coat protein, translating into MENNMQTAQTNQPTTLHGRQNHGGHEIYDTHEILTGMIGLIDQYTIYDQFIQDPELKTIATNQSNFLKQTYNTMVESFKTGQDPTVPTTSYKMQQSNDVVYGLTPSQPKKPITSANEVTEQCVSTYLLCQAKSLAAMSAQSACEITNPVLRRVVADSVPNLIEMSYEIFLYQNKHHYYQVAQLQPSDMAALLQSYDTVPMNQTH; encoded by the coding sequence TTGGAAAATAACATGCAGACAGCACAAACAAACCAGCCGACTACGTTGCATGGCAGACAGAATCATGGAGGTCATGAAATTTATGATACACATGAGATCCTGACTGGGATGATTGGTCTTATTGACCAATACACGATTTATGATCAATTCATCCAGGATCCTGAGTTAAAGACCATTGCGACAAACCAGAGTAACTTCTTAAAACAAACGTATAACACGATGGTTGAATCCTTTAAAACAGGACAAGACCCGACCGTGCCGACAACTTCATATAAAATGCAGCAAAGCAATGATGTTGTATACGGATTGACACCTTCTCAACCGAAAAAGCCAATCACATCGGCTAATGAAGTAACCGAACAGTGTGTGTCGACATATTTGCTTTGTCAGGCAAAAAGTCTTGCAGCCATGAGTGCGCAAAGTGCTTGTGAAATCACCAACCCAGTATTAAGAAGGGTTGTCGCTGATTCTGTGCCAAACTTAATTGAAATGAGCTATGAGATATTCTTGTATCAAAACAAACATCATTATTACCAGGTAGCACAATTGCAGCCGAGTGATATGGCAGCCTTGCTGCAAAGTTATGATACCGTACCAATGAATCAAACGCATTAA
- a CDS encoding YfhD family protein, with amino-acid sequence MRYTDLDGDGKDISFSQEEADVDDLEAQARSDAADARVAKRHK; translated from the coding sequence ATGCGGTATACCGACTTAGATGGGGATGGAAAAGATATTTCCTTTTCGCAGGAAGAAGCAGACGTCGATGATTTAGAAGCGCAAGCTCGGTCTGATGCAGCTGACGCACGAGTTGCAAAAAGGCACAAATAA
- a CDS encoding alpha/beta-type small acid-soluble spore protein: MTRRNRILVPGARKGLDELKHKIIREANEPYRAEQAEDLGSKTSRENGKAGGSIGGSMVREMVRMAEENLKHR, from the coding sequence ATGACCAGGCGAAACCGAATTCTCGTACCAGGAGCCCGCAAAGGATTAGATGAATTGAAGCACAAAATCATTCGCGAGGCAAACGAGCCTTACCGAGCGGAGCAGGCGGAGGATTTAGGTAGCAAAACGAGCAGGGAGAATGGTAAAGCAGGTGGTAGTATTGGCGGCAGCATGGTCCGTGAAATGGTTCGAATGGCCGAAGAAAATCTAAAGCATCGATAA
- a CDS encoding undecaprenyl-diphosphate phosphatase: MSFIEFMSALIMGLVEGLTEFAPVSSTGHLIIVDDMWLKIHELFNDEVANTFIIVIQLGSILASVIVFWDKFMQILGIRKLQGKEEKLPGQENRFNLGMVIVGLLPAGVLGLLFDDLIDKYLFSVWYVILALVVGAFLMIYADRVSAKKAETIDSLDGLTYKKAFLIGLFQCIALWPGFSRSGATISGGVILGLNHRVASDFTFIMAVPIMAGASLVSLRNHLHAFTPDVIPFFVVGFISAFVFALIAIRTFLKIISKYKLVPFAFYRIGLAIVILILLIIS, translated from the coding sequence ATGAGTTTTATTGAGTTTATGTCAGCTCTTATAATGGGGCTGGTTGAAGGATTGACGGAGTTTGCTCCAGTTTCATCCACAGGTCATTTAATCATCGTGGATGATATGTGGCTGAAGATTCATGAATTGTTTAATGATGAGGTTGCCAATACCTTCATTATTGTCATTCAGCTTGGCTCTATATTGGCATCTGTTATCGTCTTTTGGGACAAGTTCATGCAGATATTAGGGATACGTAAACTGCAAGGAAAAGAAGAAAAGCTGCCAGGCCAAGAGAACAGATTCAATTTGGGCATGGTCATTGTAGGGTTGCTTCCAGCTGGTGTTCTTGGTCTTTTGTTTGATGACTTGATTGACAAGTATTTGTTCTCTGTATGGTACGTGATTCTTGCATTGGTTGTGGGTGCTTTCTTAATGATCTATGCAGATCGTGTTTCAGCGAAGAAGGCAGAAACAATTGATTCCTTGGATGGTTTAACGTACAAGAAAGCATTCTTAATCGGGTTATTCCAATGTATCGCTTTGTGGCCTGGTTTCTCCCGTTCAGGTGCAACAATTTCGGGCGGTGTTATTCTCGGATTAAACCACCGCGTGGCTTCAGACTTTACATTTATTATGGCTGTACCAATTATGGCTGGTGCCAGTCTTGTGTCCTTGCGTAATCACTTGCACGCTTTTACACCTGATGTAATTCCATTCTTTGTGGTCGGATTCATCAGTGCATTTGTGTTCGCGTTGATTGCCATCCGAACTTTCTTAAAAATTATCTCGAAATACAAACTTGTTCCGTTTGCTTTTTACCGTATTGGTTTAGCAATCGTGATCTTAATTCTTTTGATCATTAGTTGA